The Halarsenatibacter silvermanii DNA segment CAGGGCCAGTCCCATGATGAAATGACACTTGAACCTGAATACAGTTTTGATGAGCTCGATAAAGAAAAAATTGTCAACAGGGTTAAAAATGCGGGAATTGTGGGTCTTGGAGGAGCATGCTTCCCAACCCATGTTAAATTATCTCCTCCGGATGATAAGCCTATCGATACAGTCATAATCAATGGAGCTGAATGCGAGCCTTATCTAACAGTCGATGATAGGTTGATGAGAGAAAAGACAGAGTTGTTATTTCAGGGGCTGCAGCTGATTATGAAAGCCAGCGGAGCTGAAAAGGGTATTGTCTCCAGCGAAATCAACAAGCCCAAAGCGGTAGAGGCCATAAGAGAAGAGGCAGAAAACTGGGACAACCTGGATGGAGTTCCCCTTGATACCAGATATCCTCATGGGGCAGAAAAACATCTGATCAAAGCAGTACTCGATAGAGAAGTGCCACGCCGGGGCCTGCCCATGGACGTTGGTGTAATCGTAAACAACGTACAGACAACCACGAAAATTGCAGAGGCTTTATACAGGGGGCGAACTCTAATCGACAGAGTTTTAACCGTTAGCGGGAGGGCTTTACAGGATCAGAAAAATTTAGCCGTACCTGTAGGAACTCCGATCAAAGATGTTATCGATTACTGTGGTGGAACTGAAACCGAAAACTATTATACAATTATGGGTGGTCCCATGACCGGCAAAAGGGTCGAAAAGATGCAAATCCCGGTCGGCAAAGGCACTTCACTGGTAGTGCTCTCAGAAGAGGAGTACAACGACCCTGAGAAAAGAGTCTGCATAAAATGCGGAAAATGTGTCGATGTCTGTCCCATGTATCTACCCCCCAACAGAATAACTGCTTTTGTCAATAATGAAATGTATAAAGAAGCGGAAATTGCCGGTTTAAACGACTGCATTGAATGCGGTGCCTGTGCTTTTGTCTGCCCGGCCAAGCGACCGCTGGTCAGATGGATACAGAGGGGAAAAGCTGCTGCTGACAGCTAAGATGTCCATTTAGGTTTATTTTTGTTTTCAGGGCAAAAACTGATGTACTAAAGACCTCAATAACAATTTAGATTTTCGGTATAAATGCGGAGGTGAAATATTTTGGCAAATTCATACGAAATGTCAGGGCCGCATATCAGGCAGCTGG contains these protein-coding regions:
- the rsxC gene encoding electron transport complex subunit RsxC, whose amino-acid sequence is MEDLKKFPIGGVHLPEEKHLTTDSPIEDMDFPELVTIPLQMHIGAPCEPVVSEGEEVQRGQVIARNDEALSALIHASISGVYRGIESRPGPDDSMINCMVIENQGQSHDEMTLEPEYSFDELDKEKIVNRVKNAGIVGLGGACFPTHVKLSPPDDKPIDTVIINGAECEPYLTVDDRLMREKTELLFQGLQLIMKASGAEKGIVSSEINKPKAVEAIREEAENWDNLDGVPLDTRYPHGAEKHLIKAVLDREVPRRGLPMDVGVIVNNVQTTTKIAEALYRGRTLIDRVLTVSGRALQDQKNLAVPVGTPIKDVIDYCGGTETENYYTIMGGPMTGKRVEKMQIPVGKGTSLVVLSEEEYNDPEKRVCIKCGKCVDVCPMYLPPNRITAFVNNEMYKEAEIAGLNDCIECGACAFVCPAKRPLVRWIQRGKAAADS